One part of the Streptomyces ferrugineus genome encodes these proteins:
- a CDS encoding SRPBCC family protein, whose protein sequence is MEYGSIEREIRIEATPEVVYAVISRPEHLREWWPDEAELEPVPGATGVISFGDRTAPEANVVPITVIEADPPRRFSFRWVYDEDEAATPANSLLVTFVLVPSGTSTLLRFTETGFREKGWEAAVLEEQYREHVTGWDYFLPRLVTYVARLVSAP, encoded by the coding sequence ATGGAGTACGGCAGCATCGAGCGGGAGATCCGCATCGAAGCCACGCCCGAGGTGGTCTACGCGGTCATCAGCAGACCCGAACACCTGCGGGAGTGGTGGCCGGACGAAGCAGAGCTCGAGCCGGTGCCCGGTGCGACCGGGGTCATCTCGTTCGGCGACAGGACTGCGCCGGAGGCGAATGTCGTACCGATCACGGTGATCGAGGCCGACCCACCCCGGCGGTTCTCCTTCCGGTGGGTGTACGACGAGGATGAGGCCGCGACACCGGCCAACTCGCTCCTGGTGACCTTCGTGCTCGTCCCCTCGGGTACGAGCACGCTGCTGCGCTTCACCGAGACGGGGTTCCGGGAGAAGGGCTGGGAGGCGGCCGTGCTCGAGGAGCAGTACCGCGAGCATGTCACCGGCTGGGACTACTTCCTGCCCCGCCTCGTCACGTACGTCGCTCGGCTGGTGTCGGCACCATGA